The DNA window ACCTCATCCATCTACAATGACCTGCTGATGGTGCAGGGGGTGCGCTACACGCTGTTTGCGTGTGTCGCTTCATCTCCGGGGCTCATGGTGGGCCACGCCGTGATGCGTGAAAAGCAGGCGGGACCGTTCGGCGAAGACCATGTCCGGATGTTCTCCGAAGTGCTGCCATACCTTCAGAACGCGGCGCACCTGAGGCTCCTCCTGGAGGGGATGCGGGATGAAATCGGTGATTTGCGGCGGACGCTCGACATCGTGCCAGGAGCAGTCGCGGTCCTGGATGAAGCCGCTCGCCTCATCTGTGCAAACACTGCCGCGGACAAACTGATCTTCAAGGGCGACGGCCTTCAGTTGAAGCACCAGAAGTTGACCACGGACCGCGCGGGAGAGGCCCAGAAGCTGTCCGCGATGGTCTCACGGTCCGCGTCATTCACCGAGGACGCCCCACCCTCCTCTTCAGAGATGTCTTTCCATTCACCGGTCAAGGTGACACGGAGGAATGGAGCCCCTCTCGGCATCCTGTTCGTCCCCCTGCGCCCCATGAGTCCCATCACGACGTGCGCTCCCAGGTCGGCGCGCGTCCTCGCCGTCATTCACGACCCCGATGCCGCTGTGTTGTTGGACCCCCAGTTGATTGCAGGCCTCCATGGCCTTACGTCCGTCGAATCGTTGTTGGCCTCCGAGCTCGCGCAAGGCAAGACGCTCGCGGAGTTCGCCGAGCACCGCGGCTGTTCCGAGCAAACCGCTCGAACGCACCTGAAGCGTGTCCTCGAGAAAACCGGCACGCGGCGGCAGGCGGAGCTGGTTCGCCTGCTCCTGGGAAGCGCGGCGCTTCACCTGGCCAAGGCGCGTTGAGCGTCTCCCTCTGAAGTACCCCGTTTGGGGTACGACAGACCTTCATTGTCTTTCGTACCGTGAGTTCAGCGCCGGATTCCTGGCGCCGCGCATGCGTGCGTGTCTGTCTCAAGAGGGAGTGCAATCCATGAGGCATGGGTGCCAGCGGACTGCCTTGCCCGGCAAGGGGCGTGTTGTCGTACCTGAAGTGAGTGGGGATGGATGGACCTGGAGGGGCAGCCTCCTGTTGATGGTCCTCTCTCTCACCAGTGCTTGCAGTGGAACGGAGGGACAGCCTGGTCAGCCGGTGGAGCCATCCCCTCCACCGGAGTCCATCGTGAAGGAGGTGGGCGTGGAGGGCGGGGTGCTGAAGCTGTCGGACGGGGCCACGCTCACCTTCCCTCGGGATGCACTCGAGTCCGATGTGCAAGTGACCATGGCCATCTCGGAGGAGGCGCCTCCGGAAGAGCTGGGCATTGCCTCCCGTCTCTACGAGTTCAAGCCCGCGGGCGTCGTTTTCAATCGGCCCGTCACGGTGTCGTTTCCCATGACGGGTGCGGCCATGCCTCCCACGCTCTACTGGTCCAAGCTGGACGGGAGTGGCTATGAACCTATCGGCGGGGTGGTGGAGAACGGGCACCTGGTCGCCAGGGTCGTCCACTTCAGCAAGGGCTTCGTGGGTGCATCCAGAGGAAG is part of the Myxococcus landrumus genome and encodes:
- a CDS encoding helix-turn-helix transcriptional regulator codes for the protein MREAMAIRPLEHKLVGLILDSVDSHAGLQPALAAIASWMGGHSAHSLFMRDGRLVETHFHGGAGSAFAEYEANWRHLDPRFSAAINNPGRALSDVDIIEPHCFETSSIYNDLLMVQGVRYTLFACVASSPGLMVGHAVMREKQAGPFGEDHVRMFSEVLPYLQNAAHLRLLLEGMRDEIGDLRRTLDIVPGAVAVLDEAARLICANTAADKLIFKGDGLQLKHQKLTTDRAGEAQKLSAMVSRSASFTEDAPPSSSEMSFHSPVKVTRRNGAPLGILFVPLRPMSPITTCAPRSARVLAVIHDPDAAVLLDPQLIAGLHGLTSVESLLASELAQGKTLAEFAEHRGCSEQTARTHLKRVLEKTGTRRQAELVRLLLGSAALHLAKAR